One part of the uncultured Bacteroides sp. genome encodes these proteins:
- the rpmB gene encoding 50S ribosomal protein L28: MSKICQITGKKAMIGNNVSHSKRRTKRTFDVNLFTKKFYYVEQDCWISLSISAAGLRTINKKGLDAALNDAVSKGFCDWKSIKIIA, encoded by the coding sequence ATGTCGAAGATTTGTCAAATTACCGGAAAGAAAGCCATGATTGGCAACAATGTTTCACACTCAAAAAGAAGAACTAAAAGAACATTTGATGTGAACTTGTTTACTAAGAAGTTCTACTATGTAGAACAAGATTGCTGGATTAGCTTAAGCATTAGTGCTGCTGGTTTACGCACTATTAATAAGAAAGGTTTAGATGCAGCGTTGAATGATGCAGTTTCTAAAGGGTTTTGTGATTGGAAAAGCATTAAAATAATTGCTTAA
- the rpmG gene encoding 50S ribosomal protein L33 encodes MAKKAKGNRVQVILECTEHKDSGMPGTSRYITTKNRKNTTERIELKKYNPILKKVTVHKEIK; translated from the coding sequence ATGGCAAAGAAAGCAAAAGGTAATAGAGTACAGGTTATTCTTGAGTGTACAGAACACAAGGATAGTGGTATGCCGGGTACTTCACGTTATATTACTACAAAGAATAGAAAAAATACTACAGAAAGAATTGAATTGAAGAAATACAATCCAATCTTAAAGAAAGTAACAGTTCACAAAGAAATTAAATAA
- a CDS encoding DUF4295 domain-containing protein codes for MAKKTVASLHEGTKEGRSYTKVIKMVKSPKTGAYAFDEQMVPNEKVQDFFKK; via the coding sequence ATGGCAAAGAAAACAGTAGCAAGTTTGCACGAAGGAACCAAAGAAGGTCGTTCTTATACTAAGGTTATCAAAATGGTAAAATCTCCTAAAACTGGAGCTTACGCTTTTGATGAACAAATGGTACCTAACGAAAAAGTTCAGGACTTTTTTAAGAAATAA
- the ftsY gene encoding signal recognition particle-docking protein FtsY: MGFLSFFSKEKKETLDKGLSKTKENVFSKIARAVAGKSKVDDEVLDNLEEVLITSDVGVETTLNIIKRIEARAASDKYVNAQELNKILKEEIAALLMENNSEDLEDFTTPTDKKPYVIMVVGVNGVGKTTTIGKMAYQFKKAGKSVYLGAADTFRAAAVEQLVIWGDRVGVPVIRQKMGADPASVAYDTLNSAVANNADVVIIDTAGRLHNKVNLMNELTKIKNVMKKVVPDAPHEVLLVLDGSTGQNAFEQAKQFTLATEVTSLAITKLDGTAKGGVVIGISDQFKIPVKYIGLGEGMEDLQVFRKKEFVDSLFGEN; the protein is encoded by the coding sequence ATGGGATTTTTAAGTTTTTTCTCCAAAGAAAAGAAAGAGACTTTAGATAAGGGATTGTCTAAAACCAAAGAAAATGTCTTTAGTAAGATTGCCAGAGCAGTAGCTGGAAAATCAAAAGTAGATGATGAAGTTCTGGATAATTTGGAAGAAGTTTTAATAACCTCGGATGTTGGGGTAGAAACTACCTTGAATATTATCAAAAGAATTGAAGCGAGAGCTGCCTCCGACAAATATGTAAATGCGCAGGAATTAAATAAGATCCTTAAGGAAGAGATTGCCGCATTATTGATGGAAAATAATTCGGAAGATCTTGAGGATTTTACCACACCAACAGATAAAAAGCCATACGTTATCATGGTAGTTGGTGTTAATGGAGTTGGTAAAACAACTACGATTGGTAAAATGGCTTATCAATTTAAAAAAGCTGGCAAGTCTGTTTATCTTGGAGCTGCAGATACCTTCCGTGCAGCAGCTGTAGAACAGCTAGTTATTTGGGGAGATAGAGTTGGAGTACCTGTTATTAGGCAAAAAATGGGAGCAGATCCTGCTTCTGTAGCTTATGATACTTTAAACTCTGCTGTTGCAAACAATGCTGATGTGGTTATTATTGATACTGCCGGACGTTTACACAATAAAGTAAACTTAATGAATGAGCTAACCAAGATAAAGAACGTAATGAAGAAAGTCGTTCCTGATGCTCCTCATGAAGTATTATTAGTATTAGATGGCTCTACCGGACAAAATGCTTTTGAACAAGCTAAACAGTTTACTTTGGCTACAGAAGTAACATCACTGGCAATTACTAAGCTTGATGGTACTGCTAAAGGTGGTGTTGTAATTGGTATTTCAGATCAGTTTAAGATTCCGGTAAAATATATCGGATTAGGTGAAGGAATGGAGGATTTGCAAGTCTTCCGCAAAAAAGAATTTGTTGATTCATTATTTGGAGAAAATTAA
- the rimO gene encoding 30S ribosomal protein S12 methylthiotransferase RimO: protein MRKNTIDLVTLGCSKNLVDSEQLIRQLEKNGYSVTHDSESPEGEIAVINTCGFIGDAKEESINMILEFAQAKEEGRLKKLYVMGCLSERYLKELAVEIPAVDKFYGKFDWKNLLQDLGKVYDERIHIERSLTTPQHYAYLKISEGCDRKCSYCAIPIITGCHVSRTMEDILDEVRYLVENGVKEFQVIAQELTYYGVDLYKKQMLPELIEKISDIPGVEWIRLHYAYPAHFPTDLFRVMRERDNVCKYMDIALQHISDNVLSMMKRHVTKAETYTLMEQFRKEVPGIHLRTTLMVGHPGETEADFEELKEFVKHVRFDRMGAFTYSEEEGTYSAKSYEDSIPQEVKQQRLDELMEIQQGISAELSAAKIEKCFKVIIDRKEGDYYIGRTEFDSPEVDPEVLILAGDEQLEIGNFYQVKINDADDFDLYAEVIK from the coding sequence ATGAGAAAAAATACGATTGATTTAGTTACACTTGGATGTTCTAAAAATTTAGTAGATTCTGAACAGTTGATTCGTCAACTGGAAAAGAATGGTTATAGTGTAACACATGATTCAGAATCGCCTGAAGGAGAGATTGCTGTAATCAATACATGCGGGTTTATTGGCGATGCCAAGGAAGAATCCATAAACATGATATTGGAATTCGCTCAGGCGAAAGAAGAAGGACGATTGAAGAAACTTTATGTTATGGGATGTCTTTCTGAACGATATTTAAAAGAATTAGCAGTTGAAATTCCTGCTGTAGATAAGTTTTATGGCAAGTTTGACTGGAAGAATCTGCTCCAGGATCTCGGGAAAGTATATGATGAACGCATTCATATAGAACGTTCGCTTACTACTCCTCAACATTATGCCTATTTAAAGATATCCGAAGGCTGTGATAGAAAATGTTCTTATTGTGCAATTCCTATTATTACAGGATGCCATGTTTCAAGAACCATGGAAGATATACTTGACGAGGTTAGATACCTTGTTGAGAATGGAGTTAAAGAATTCCAGGTGATAGCTCAGGAGCTTACATATTACGGTGTTGATCTTTACAAGAAACAAATGCTTCCCGAATTAATCGAGAAGATTTCTGATATTCCGGGTGTAGAATGGATTCGTCTTCACTATGCTTATCCGGCTCATTTCCCTACAGATTTATTCCGTGTAATGCGTGAGCGCGATAATGTATGTAAGTATATGGATATTGCCTTGCAGCACATTAGCGATAACGTGTTATCTATGATGAAAAGGCATGTTACTAAAGCTGAGACCTATACTTTAATGGAGCAATTCCGTAAAGAGGTACCAGGAATACATCTGCGCACAACTTTAATGGTTGGACATCCGGGAGAAACGGAAGCAGATTTTGAAGAACTGAAAGAGTTTGTTAAGCATGTAAGATTCGATAGAATGGGGGCTTTTACATATTCTGAAGAGGAAGGAACTTATTCTGCTAAGAGTTATGAAGATTCTATTCCTCAGGAAGTTAAGCAACAAAGACTCGATGAATTGATGGAAATTCAACAAGGGATTTCTGCCGAACTGAGTGCTGCTAAGATCGAAAAATGCTTTAAAGTAATTATTGATCGAAAGGAAGGAGATTATTATATCGGACGTACAGAATTTGATTCTCCGGAAGTAGATCCTGAAGTTTTGATATTGGCAGGCGATGAACAGCTTGAAATTGGAAATTTTTATCAAGTTAAGATAAACGATGCCGATGATTTTGATCTTTATGCAGAAGTGATTAAATAA
- a CDS encoding HU family DNA-binding protein: MNNKEFITELSGRLGYSAKEISDMVSSAVSVVSEQLQEGNTVVVQGFGTFDVKKKLERISVNPATKQRMLVPPKLVINFKPSNVIKDKFK; this comes from the coding sequence TTGAACAATAAAGAATTTATCACAGAATTATCCGGTAGATTGGGGTATTCGGCAAAAGAGATATCAGATATGGTTTCTTCTGCCGTTTCTGTTGTGTCAGAACAATTGCAGGAAGGAAATACTGTTGTTGTTCAAGGATTTGGAACGTTCGACGTAAAAAAGAAATTAGAACGAATATCAGTAAATCCTGCTACTAAACAGCGTATGCTTGTACCACCAAAGCTCGTGATAAATTTTAAACCGAGCAATGTGATTAAAGATAAGTTTAAATAA
- a CDS encoding HU family DNA-binding protein has translation MGERINIQNLIDLFAEKKGLSKKDAENFLKEFFALIEKALETDKYVKIKGFGTFKLIDVESRESVNVNTGERFQIQGHTKISFTPEASLRDQINKPFSHFETVILNEGVDFEGMSVTDEISDNEDEAGVSFEEENEISSNDVEYENLTSSIQSEEPEKVQATTTNAIEENTLSSENISSVNADNQKEAIVTEDEVLESSAEIDKEIVTSHEEVEINATEIQQEEPIDSKDISGLSKEVHEEESSIQAAEAVSDAAEENIEDEPVIAAVLEKIVPLKGKHEDVSIKAENAEIVEKPQAPATLAEFISQALEIKSKEKKATVSHNTEATKEDLIVKSKESLAVIPKEEPTPKEESAPKEVVVPREVPTSADKFVPKEVSAPKETHADKTEEESAPKQSGALIEELILKAKAEKVQQEAIASSQNSKMTIYYFVAMIAFLSVFAVAVFTYIYNPDFVMSMVPASSEKTAIDSTKVDSVSEKKEAAIPMPDTIPSTDKKDMGRLTDTETKNAEAEAKRAVAEAEKVLAESRKKDKEPVVAKESAKANEKAEATDSKEKKVLEKLNPNDYTIAGTKSTYTVKKGESLVRISQQFYNSKDLWTLILKHNQKVIKDEDNVPAGTVLKIPNLRSKK, from the coding sequence ATGGGTGAAAGAATAAACATACAGAATTTGATAGATTTATTTGCCGAAAAGAAAGGGTTAAGCAAGAAGGATGCTGAGAACTTTCTAAAGGAATTTTTTGCTCTTATTGAAAAAGCGCTTGAAACTGATAAGTATGTAAAGATTAAAGGTTTTGGTACTTTCAAACTGATAGATGTTGAGAGTCGCGAAAGTGTAAATGTAAACACTGGAGAGAGATTCCAAATACAAGGACATACAAAGATTTCGTTTACCCCCGAAGCTAGTCTTCGTGATCAGATAAATAAGCCTTTTTCTCATTTTGAAACGGTTATTTTAAATGAAGGGGTCGATTTTGAAGGAATGAGTGTTACCGATGAAATCTCTGATAATGAAGATGAAGCTGGTGTTTCTTTTGAGGAAGAGAATGAGATTTCTTCTAATGATGTAGAATATGAAAATCTTACTTCTTCTATACAGTCAGAAGAACCGGAAAAAGTTCAGGCTACTACGACCAATGCAATTGAAGAGAATACCTTATCTTCTGAGAACATCTCATCAGTAAATGCTGATAATCAAAAAGAAGCCATTGTAACAGAAGATGAAGTTTTAGAATCGTCTGCTGAAATAGATAAAGAAATTGTTACTTCTCATGAGGAGGTTGAAATAAATGCTACTGAAATACAGCAGGAAGAACCTATTGATTCGAAGGATATTTCTGGTTTGAGTAAAGAAGTGCATGAAGAAGAATCTTCTATTCAAGCAGCAGAAGCAGTCTCTGATGCTGCAGAAGAAAATATAGAGGATGAACCTGTAATAGCTGCAGTATTAGAGAAAATTGTACCTTTAAAAGGTAAGCACGAGGATGTTTCCATAAAGGCTGAAAATGCTGAAATTGTAGAGAAACCTCAGGCTCCTGCTACATTAGCAGAGTTTATTTCCCAAGCTTTGGAGATAAAATCTAAGGAAAAGAAAGCAACCGTATCTCATAATACTGAAGCAACTAAAGAGGATTTGATAGTAAAATCAAAAGAATCGTTGGCTGTTATACCGAAAGAAGAACCGACACCAAAAGAGGAATCTGCTCCAAAAGAAGTGGTTGTGCCGAGAGAAGTGCCTACTTCAGCAGATAAGTTTGTTCCGAAAGAGGTGTCTGCTCCAAAAGAAACGCATGCAGATAAAACTGAGGAAGAAAGTGCTCCTAAACAAAGTGGAGCATTGATCGAAGAATTGATTCTAAAAGCTAAAGCTGAGAAAGTGCAACAAGAAGCTATAGCTAGTAGTCAGAATTCTAAAATGACCATTTATTACTTTGTTGCTATGATTGCTTTTCTTTCGGTTTTTGCGGTAGCCGTATTTACTTACATATACAATCCTGATTTTGTAATGAGTATGGTTCCAGCTTCTTCTGAAAAAACTGCTATAGATTCAACTAAAGTTGATTCTGTTTCGGAGAAAAAAGAGGCTGCTATACCAATGCCTGATACTATTCCTTCTACAGACAAAAAGGATATGGGCCGATTAACTGATACGGAAACAAAGAATGCAGAAGCTGAAGCTAAAAGAGCTGTTGCCGAAGCAGAAAAAGTTCTGGCAGAATCTAGAAAGAAAGATAAAGAACCAGTTGTAGCAAAAGAATCTGCTAAAGCAAATGAAAAAGCTGAAGCTACAGATTCGAAAGAAAAGAAAGTACTCGAGAAGCTTAATCCGAATGATTACACAATCGCTGGAACTAAGAGTACATATACCGTGAAAAAGGGTGAATCGTTAGTGAGGATATCACAACAATTCTATAATTCCAAGGATTTATGGACGCTAATTTTGAAGCATAATCAGAAAGTGATAAAGGATGAGGATAATGTTCCTGCCGGAACTGTTCTAAAAATTCCGAACTTACGTTCAAAGAAATAA
- a CDS encoding MoxR family ATPase encodes MAESIDIRELNARIEKQSAFVTNLMMGMDQVIVGQKHLVESLLIGLLSDGHVLLEGVPGLAKTLAIKTLASLIDAKYSRVQFTPDLLPADVVGTMIYSQKDESFVVKKGPIFANFILADEINRAPAKVQSALLEAMQERQVTLGKTTFKLPEPFLVLATQNPIEQEGTYMLPEAQVDRFMLKVVIDYPKQEEEKLIIRQNISGAKFDVKPILSADEILEARKVVRDVYLDEKIERYIVDIVFATRYPEKYGLNELKEMISFGGSPRASINLALAARTYAFIKRRGYVIPEDVRAIAHDVLRHRIGLTYEAEASNITSDEIVSKILNKVEVP; translated from the coding sequence ATGGCCGAATCAATTGATATTCGTGAGTTGAATGCACGGATTGAAAAACAAAGCGCATTTGTGACCAACCTCATGATGGGGATGGATCAGGTAATTGTGGGACAAAAACATTTAGTAGAGTCTTTGTTGATTGGATTATTGTCTGATGGACACGTTCTTCTTGAAGGTGTACCGGGACTTGCAAAAACATTGGCAATTAAAACACTGGCTTCTTTGATTGATGCAAAATATAGCCGTGTTCAATTTACGCCCGACTTATTGCCGGCCGACGTAGTGGGTACCATGATTTATAGTCAAAAAGATGAAAGTTTTGTTGTAAAGAAAGGACCTATCTTCGCTAATTTCATATTAGCTGATGAAATAAACCGTGCTCCTGCAAAAGTTCAGAGTGCTCTTCTTGAAGCAATGCAGGAAAGACAGGTTACTCTGGGAAAAACTACTTTTAAACTTCCAGAGCCATTCCTGGTACTTGCTACTCAGAACCCAATAGAACAAGAAGGTACTTATATGCTTCCTGAAGCACAGGTAGACCGTTTTATGCTGAAGGTGGTTATTGATTATCCAAAGCAGGAAGAGGAAAAATTAATTATTCGCCAGAATATCAGCGGAGCAAAATTTGATGTTAAGCCAATACTAAGTGCAGACGAAATTCTGGAAGCAAGAAAGGTAGTTCGCGACGTTTATCTGGATGAAAAAATTGAAAGATATATTGTTGATATAGTGTTTGCTACACGTTATCCAGAAAAGTACGGCTTGAACGAACTAAAAGAGATGATCAGCTTCGGTGGATCTCCACGTGCTTCAATAAATCTGGCACTTGCAGCTCGTACTTATGCTTTCATTAAGAGACGCGGATACGTAATTCCTGAAGACGTTCGTGCAATTGCTCACGATGTACTTCGTCACCGTATCGGGCTGACTTATGAGGCAGAAGCAAGTAATATTACATCAGACGAAATAGTAAGCAAGATTCTTAATAAGGTAGAGGTGCCTTAG
- a CDS encoding DUF58 domain-containing protein — translation MEANELIKKVRHIEIKTRGLSNNIFAGQYHSAFKGRGMAFSEVREYQYGDDIRDIDWNVTARFHKPYVKVFEEERELTVMLLIDVSGSLEFGTVKQMKKDMVTEIAATLAFSAIQNNDKIGVIFFSDKIEKFIPPKKGRKHILFIIRELIDFQATSRRTNIKMGLEYLTNAIKKRCTAFVISDFIDNSDFKNALTIANRKHDLVAIQVFDRRVAELPSVGLMKVKDAETGHEQWIDTSSVALRKAHREWWMKKQNILSETFTKSNVDSVSVRTDEDYVKALLNLFAKRN, via the coding sequence ATGGAAGCTAATGAACTTATAAAAAAAGTTCGTCATATTGAAATAAAAACTCGGGGATTGTCGAATAATATCTTTGCCGGGCAGTATCATTCTGCTTTTAAAGGTCGAGGAATGGCATTCTCTGAGGTTCGTGAATACCAGTATGGCGATGATATCCGTGATATTGACTGGAACGTAACAGCACGTTTCCACAAACCTTATGTAAAAGTGTTTGAGGAAGAGCGTGAACTGACTGTTATGCTCCTGATTGATGTGTCGGGTAGTCTTGAATTTGGAACTGTAAAGCAGATGAAGAAAGATATGGTAACTGAAATAGCTGCCACCCTTGCTTTTTCTGCTATTCAGAATAATGATAAAATTGGTGTAATCTTTTTCTCGGACAAGATAGAAAAGTTTATTCCTCCCAAGAAGGGTAGGAAACATATTTTGTTTATCATTCGGGAGCTGATAGATTTTCAGGCCACCAGTCGTAGAACAAATATTAAAATGGGGCTGGAATATCTTACGAATGCCATCAAGAAAAGATGTACTGCATTTGTTATATCCGATTTTATCGATAACTCTGATTTTAAAAATGCTCTAACGATTGCTAACCGTAAACACGATTTGGTTGCTATTCAGGTTTTTGACAGGCGAGTGGCAGAACTTCCATCGGTTGGTTTGATGAAAGTGAAGGATGCCGAAACTGGTCATGAACAATGGATTGACACTTCATCTGTTGCATTACGTAAAGCACATCGGGAGTGGTGGATGAAGAAACAGAATATTCTTAGTGAAACATTTACAAAGAGTAATGTAGACTCGGTTTCTGTTCGTACAGACGAGGATTATGTGAAAGCATTGTTGAACTTGTTTGCTAAAAGAAATTAA
- a CDS encoding BatD family protein, which produces MLFSFAPQKIAAQSVTVDATIDSLQIMIGEQATIQLQVSLDAKQKAVFPHFTDSLIKGIEVLEVAKSDTQYLNNNQRLLITQKYIITSFDSALYYIPPFSIMVGKQVYKSKSLALKVYSPKVDLAHPDQFFPQKGVMNPPFMWSDWAGVIFLSILAIPLMFLIIYFIVRYRDNKPIIKHIKIEPKLPPHQLAMKEIERIKTEKVWQKGRSKEYYTELTDTLRTYIQDRFGFNAMEMTSSEIIDKLMEVEAKDIRDLKDLFLTADLVKFAKHDPMMNENDSNLLNAISFINDTKDEESLDKKPVPTEITVEEKRSRRAKTLLIFGIVILCASVLAILAYIVMRLTDMFL; this is translated from the coding sequence ATGTTGTTCTCTTTTGCACCGCAGAAGATTGCAGCTCAATCTGTTACTGTCGATGCAACAATTGACTCATTGCAGATAATGATTGGAGAACAAGCCACAATTCAGCTGCAGGTAAGTCTTGATGCTAAACAGAAAGCTGTTTTCCCCCATTTCACCGATAGTCTGATAAAAGGAATAGAAGTTCTTGAAGTTGCAAAGTCCGATACTCAGTATCTGAACAACAATCAGCGTTTACTGATTACTCAGAAATACATTATAACTTCTTTCGACTCTGCACTTTATTATATTCCGCCTTTCAGCATTATGGTAGGAAAGCAAGTCTATAAATCAAAATCTCTTGCATTAAAAGTTTACTCTCCAAAAGTTGATTTGGCTCACCCCGATCAGTTCTTTCCTCAGAAAGGTGTGATGAATCCGCCGTTTATGTGGAGTGATTGGGCCGGAGTGATATTTCTTTCAATTCTGGCAATCCCATTAATGTTTCTGATTATATACTTTATTGTCCGCTACAGAGATAATAAACCTATTATCAAACATATTAAGATTGAACCAAAACTTCCTCCTCACCAACTGGCTATGAAGGAAATAGAGCGTATCAAGACAGAAAAAGTTTGGCAGAAAGGTCGCTCGAAAGAGTATTATACCGAATTGACCGATACTTTGCGTACATACATTCAGGATCGTTTTGGTTTCAATGCGATGGAAATGACTTCTTCCGAGATTATTGATAAGTTGATGGAAGTTGAAGCTAAAGATATCAGGGATTTGAAAGATCTGTTTCTAACGGCAGACCTTGTTAAATTTGCTAAGCATGACCCAATGATGAATGAAAATGATTCTAACCTGCTTAATGCAATATCTTTTATTAATGATACAAAGGATGAAGAATCTCTTGATAAGAAGCCTGTTCCAACTGAAATTACTGTTGAAGAGAAACGTTCACGCAGAGCAAAGACTCTATTGATCTTTGGAATTGTCATATTGTGTGCTTCTGTACTGGCCATTTTGGCATACATTGTTATGAGGCTGACCGATATGTTCTTATAA
- a CDS encoding VWA domain-containing protein, translating to MIFANIHYLFLLILLIPYIMWYILKQRKNEASLQVSDTRVYAHAPKSYKIYLLHAPFIFRVIAFVMLVLILARPQTTNSWKNTETEGIDIMLDIDISSTMLAEDLKPNRLEAAKEVATEFINGRPNDNIGLTLFAAESFTQCPLTVDHAVLLNLFQNIKCGLIEDGTAIGMGIANAVTRLKDSKAKSKVIILLTDGSNNKGDISPLTAAEIAKSFGIRVYTVGVGTNGMAPYPYPTAAGVQYINVPVEFDESTLSQIASTTDGKYFRATSTSKLKEVYQEIDKLEKTKLNVKAYSKRQENYQPFALILLLCILSEILLRNSVLKKIP from the coding sequence ATGATATTTGCTAATATACATTATTTATTTCTGCTGATACTTCTTATACCTTATATCATGTGGTATATCCTGAAGCAACGGAAAAATGAAGCTTCTCTTCAGGTTTCCGATACAAGGGTATATGCTCATGCGCCGAAAAGTTATAAGATTTATCTGCTTCACGCGCCTTTTATTTTTAGGGTTATTGCTTTTGTAATGTTGGTACTGATTCTTGCACGTCCGCAAACCACAAATAGCTGGAAAAATACGGAGACTGAAGGTATTGATATCATGCTTGATATTGATATTTCTTCTACCATGCTGGCAGAAGATCTTAAGCCAAACCGTTTGGAAGCGGCAAAAGAAGTGGCAACAGAATTTATCAACGGTCGCCCGAATGATAATATTGGTCTGACACTCTTTGCAGCCGAAAGCTTTACTCAGTGTCCGTTGACAGTAGATCATGCTGTTTTACTTAATCTTTTCCAGAATATTAAATGTGGATTGATTGAAGATGGAACTGCTATTGGTATGGGGATTGCGAATGCTGTTACTCGTTTGAAGGATAGTAAAGCAAAATCCAAAGTAATTATTCTGCTAACTGATGGTTCGAACAATAAAGGTGACATTTCTCCATTGACAGCAGCCGAAATAGCTAAGAGCTTTGGTATCAGGGTTTATACTGTTGGCGTAGGAACAAATGGAATGGCTCCATATCCGTATCCTACGGCTGCCGGTGTACAGTACATTAATGTACCTGTTGAATTTGATGAATCAACATTGTCACAGATAGCATCAACTACTGATGGTAAATATTTCCGTGCCACAAGTACTTCTAAGTTGAAAGAAGTTTATCAGGAAATTGATAAGCTGGAGAAAACCAAGTTAAACGTTAAGGCATATAGTAAGAGACAAGAAAATTATCAGCCATTTGCATTGATATTACTCCTGTGTATTCTTAGTGAAATACTTTTGCGTAACTCTGTATTAAAGAAAATACCATAA
- a CDS encoding VWA domain-containing protein, which produces MFRFADPTYLYLLIILPFIVAFYLYSNFKRRKAIKKFGDPELMAQLMPDVSKYRPDVKFWLVLSALALTIVLIARPQFGTKLNKVKRSGVEVIIALDISNSMLAEDVTPSRLEKSKMLVSKLVDGFDQDKVGMIVFAGDAYTQLPITSDYISAKMFLETITPELISRQGTAIGTAVDLATHSFTPQEGVGRAIVLITDGENHEDGALEAVKAAQKEGIIVHVLGVGSPDGSPIPIPGSNNFRKDRQGNVIVTRLNESMCKELANAGKGIYARVDNSNTAQKALISEIDKMAKSDIESNAYSDFDEQFQGVAWIILLLLIADLLLLERKNPLFKNIKLFKI; this is translated from the coding sequence ATGTTTCGATTTGCAGACCCGACATATTTATATCTACTTATAATATTGCCGTTTATTGTGGCTTTTTACTTGTATTCCAACTTTAAGAGGAGGAAAGCAATTAAAAAGTTTGGTGATCCGGAATTGATGGCTCAGCTGATGCCTGATGTCTCAAAATATCGTCCTGACGTAAAATTCTGGCTAGTATTAAGTGCTTTGGCACTGACTATTGTTCTTATTGCTCGTCCTCAGTTTGGCACAAAACTAAATAAAGTAAAAAGGAGTGGAGTTGAGGTGATTATTGCATTAGATATTTCTAATTCAATGCTTGCCGAAGATGTTACTCCAAGCCGTTTAGAGAAATCCAAAATGTTGGTGTCTAAGCTGGTTGACGGATTCGATCAGGATAAAGTGGGTATGATTGTATTTGCAGGAGATGCATATACACAATTACCTATCACAAGCGATTATATTTCAGCTAAAATGTTTCTGGAGACAATTACTCCTGAACTGATTTCAAGGCAGGGAACAGCAATTGGTACTGCTGTTGATTTGGCTACACATAGCTTTACTCCACAGGAAGGAGTGGGCAGAGCTATTGTACTTATTACCGATGGTGAAAATCACGAAGATGGTGCTTTAGAAGCTGTAAAAGCTGCACAAAAGGAAGGAATTATAGTGCATGTGCTTGGAGTCGGTTCTCCTGATGGATCGCCAATTCCTATTCCCGGATCAAATAATTTCCGTAAAGACAGACAGGGAAATGTCATTGTGACTCGTTTGAATGAATCTATGTGTAAGGAGTTGGCTAATGCTGGCAAAGGTATATATGCACGGGTTGATAATTCAAATACTGCTCAGAAGGCATTAATCAGTGAAATTGATAAAATGGCTAAATCAGATATTGAAAGTAATGCATATTCTGATTTTGACGAACAATTTCAGGGAGTTGCATGGATCATTTTACTTCTGTTGATAGCTGATTTATTGTTGCTGGAACGTAAGAATCCATTATTCAAGAATATTAAACTGTTTAAGATATAG